A section of the Acidimicrobiales bacterium genome encodes:
- a CDS encoding YlcI/YnfO family protein, protein MTAKKMTREEEFEFYAKPENQEPQGPPRHRRSKLTELVPVRFPPETLEEIRRRADEDDRSVSSWVRRPVERELEEGSR, encoded by the coding sequence ATGACCGCCAAGAAGATGACTCGAGAAGAAGAGTTCGAGTTCTACGCGAAGCCCGAGAACCAAGAACCTCAGGGACCTCCCCGGCACCGGCGATCGAAGCTGACCGAACTCGTTCCGGTTCGCTTCCCGCCCGAGACCCTCGAGGAGATTCGCCGGCGGGCAGACGAGGACGACCGGTCCGTGTCGAGCTGGGTCCGGCGACCCGTTGAACGCGAGCTCGAAGAGGGCTCACGGTGA